Sequence from the Deinococcus sedimenti genome:
TTACCTTCCTCCCCGCTACCGCCGACAGGGGCCTGCGAGTGCCAGACTCTTCACTCTGCCCGCCAAGGTGTGGTGGAAGGCCTACTGCTTCACTCGCCGTCAGCGCACGTTCGGCGTTGCCTGGGAATGCACCTGCATGCGACGTCCGCTGAACACGAGTGGAAGCCAGACGGTGTGTGGCTGCCTCACGCCAGTGCGGCGCTGCTGGAGGCCATCCTGGCTTCCTTCACGTCCGCGGAGCGCGCCGAACTCATGGCCGCGCCCTGCGCGGCACCGGACGCACGCCCGGACATCTGGCAGGTGGCTCCACTCGAGCGTTGGGCGCAGCGGCTGAGCACCGACTGGTTTTTTGCTGCGGCGCAGCAACTGCAGTTCCACCTGCAACCCGTAGCTGACCTGCACACCGGCCGAGTCTACGGATACGAAGCGCTCGTGCGAGCGCACTGGAACGGAGCCCTCGTCGGTGCGGGTCCATTGCTGCAAGCGGCGGCAGCTCACGGACAGGCGCGGGCGTTCGACGCGCACGCCCGGCGCGGGGCCATCCAACAGGCCTACCCACAACTCCAGCCGGAGGAAGTGCTGTTCATCAACTTCGCGCCTGGGGTGGTGTACAACCCGGATGTCTGCCTGCAAACCACGTTCCAGGCCTGCCGGGACGTGGGCGCCGACTTCAGTCATCTCCTGTTCGAGGTCACAGAGAGTGAAGCCTTCCCGGACCTGCACCTGCTGGGCCGCATTCTGGAGCGCTACCGGGCCGAGGGTGCCCAGGTCGCGCTCGATGACCTGGGTGCCGGGCACACCAGCCTGACGTTCCTTGCGCAGTTGCGACCGGACCT
This genomic interval carries:
- a CDS encoding EAL domain-containing protein, which produces MHLHATSAEHEWKPDGVWLPHASAALLEAILASFTSAERAELMAAPCAAPDARPDIWQVAPLERWAQRLSTDWFFAAAQQLQFHLQPVADLHTGRVYGYEALVRAHWNGALVGAGPLLQAAAAHGQARAFDAHARRGAIQQAYPQLQPEEVLFINFAPGVVYNPDVCLQTTFQACRDVGADFSHLLFEVTESEAFPDLHLLGRILERYRAEGAQVALDDLGAGHTSLTFLAQLRPDLVKLDRALIRDLHGADPRVPLILALIQYAHDLGIRVVAEGVETASELTLVRELGADYAQGYYLGRPTPTPSGLRDECLTNWKQP